One Mycobacterium sp. 050128 genomic window carries:
- a CDS encoding VWA domain-containing protein, whose amino-acid sequence MTMPLLGAMSLSGFAHAWWFLFLFVVAGLGVLYVLMQLARQRRMLRFANMELLESVAPKRPAKWRHLPAILLVTSLVLLTVALAGPTNDVRIPRNRAVVMLVIDVSQSMRATDVEPNRMAAAQEAGKQFADELTPGINLGLIAYAGTATVLVSPTTNRDATKVALDKLQFADRTATGEGIFTALQAIATVGAVIGGGDKPPPARIVLFSDGKETMPTNPDNPKGAFTAARTAKDQGVPISTISFGTPYGFVEINDQRQPVPVDDETLKKVAQLSGGNSFNASTLQELKQVYASLQQQIGYETIKGDASVGWLRLGALVLALAALAALLINRRLPT is encoded by the coding sequence ATGACAATGCCTTTGCTCGGCGCGATGTCGCTGTCCGGGTTCGCTCACGCATGGTGGTTTCTCTTCCTGTTCGTCGTTGCCGGGTTGGGCGTGCTGTATGTGCTGATGCAGCTGGCCCGCCAGCGGCGCATGCTGCGGTTCGCCAACATGGAGCTGTTGGAAAGCGTCGCCCCCAAGCGGCCCGCCAAGTGGCGGCACCTGCCGGCGATCCTGCTGGTGACGTCGCTGGTGCTGTTGACCGTCGCGCTGGCCGGGCCGACCAATGACGTGCGGATTCCGCGCAACCGGGCGGTGGTGATGCTGGTGATCGACGTGTCGCAGTCGATGCGTGCCACCGACGTCGAACCCAACCGGATGGCCGCCGCGCAGGAGGCCGGGAAGCAGTTCGCCGACGAGCTCACCCCGGGCATCAACCTCGGGCTGATCGCCTACGCGGGGACCGCGACGGTGCTGGTGTCGCCGACGACCAACCGCGACGCGACCAAGGTCGCGCTGGACAAGCTGCAGTTCGCCGACCGCACCGCCACCGGGGAGGGGATCTTCACCGCGCTGCAGGCCATCGCCACGGTCGGCGCGGTCATCGGCGGCGGCGACAAGCCGCCCCCGGCCCGCATCGTGCTGTTCTCCGACGGCAAGGAGACGATGCCGACCAACCCGGACAATCCCAAGGGGGCGTTCACCGCCGCGCGGACCGCCAAAGACCAGGGCGTGCCGATCTCAACGATCTCGTTCGGCACCCCCTACGGCTTCGTCGAGATCAACGACCAGCGCCAGCCGGTCCCGGTCGACGACGAGACCCTGAAGAAGGTCGCCCAGCTCTCCGGCGGCAATTCCTTCAATGCCTCGACGCTGCAGGAGCTCAAGCAGGTCTACGCCTCGCTGCAACAGCAGATCGGCTACGAGACGATCAAGGGCGACGCCAGCGTGGGCTGGCTGCGACTCGGTGCGCTGGTGTTGGCGCTGGCGGCGCTGGCGGCGTTGCTGATCAACCGACGACTGCCGACCTAG
- the qcrB gene encoding cytochrome bc1 complex cytochrome b subunit gives MSSRIDLSTVLADQAEAIDTRYHPAAAIRRQLNKVFPTHWSFLLGEVALYSFVVLLLTGVYLTLFFDPSTTEVTYHGVYQPLRGVEMSKAYASALDISFEVRGGLFVRQVHHWAALMFAAAIMVHLARVFFTGAFRRPREANWVIGSLLLILAMFEGFFGYSLPDDLLSGTGLRAAFSSITLGIPVIGTWLHWALFGGDFPGDVIIPRLYAIHILLFPGIMLALIGLHLALVWFQKHTQFPGPGRTERNVVGVRVMPVFAVKSGGFFAAIVGVLGLMGGLLQINPIWNLGPYNPSQVSAGSQPDFYLMWTDGLVRLWPAWEFYFWHHTIPAAVAVAVLMGVIFAALIVYPFLERRFTGDRAHHNLLQRPRDAPVRTSIGAMAIAFYIVLTFSSFNDIIAYQFHVSLNAMTWIGRIGMVVLPPIVYFVSYRWCVSLQRSDRAVLEHGVETGIIRRLPHGAYIEVHQPLGPVDQRGHPTPLQYQGAPVPKRLNKLGMGGRPGSGSFLFTDPPAEAAALLRAAHAREQRALTALRERQNGAGADGNAPNGNHPASPQAREG, from the coding sequence ATGAGTTCCAGAATCGACTTGAGCACGGTCCTCGCGGACCAAGCCGAGGCGATCGACACCCGCTACCACCCGGCGGCGGCCATTCGCCGCCAGCTGAACAAGGTCTTCCCGACGCACTGGTCGTTCCTGCTCGGCGAGGTCGCGCTGTACAGCTTCGTCGTGCTGCTGCTCACCGGCGTGTACCTGACGTTGTTCTTCGACCCGTCGACGACGGAGGTCACCTACCACGGCGTGTATCAACCGCTGCGGGGCGTCGAGATGTCCAAGGCGTACGCGTCGGCGCTCGACATCTCCTTCGAGGTGCGGGGCGGGTTGTTCGTGCGCCAGGTCCATCACTGGGCCGCGCTGATGTTCGCGGCCGCGATCATGGTGCACCTGGCCCGGGTCTTCTTCACCGGGGCCTTTCGCCGGCCGCGCGAGGCCAACTGGGTGATCGGGTCGCTGCTGTTGATCCTGGCCATGTTCGAGGGCTTCTTCGGCTACTCGCTGCCCGACGACCTGCTCTCGGGCACCGGCCTGCGGGCGGCGTTCTCCTCGATCACCCTGGGAATCCCGGTGATCGGCACCTGGCTGCACTGGGCGTTGTTCGGTGGGGACTTCCCCGGCGACGTCATCATCCCGCGCCTCTACGCCATCCACATCCTGCTCTTCCCGGGCATCATGCTGGCGCTGATCGGGCTGCATCTGGCGTTGGTGTGGTTCCAGAAACACACCCAGTTCCCCGGGCCCGGACGCACCGAGCGCAACGTCGTCGGCGTGCGGGTGATGCCGGTGTTCGCCGTGAAGTCCGGCGGCTTCTTCGCCGCCATCGTCGGCGTGCTGGGCCTCATGGGCGGGCTGCTGCAGATCAACCCGATCTGGAACCTGGGTCCCTACAACCCTTCTCAGGTCTCGGCGGGCTCACAGCCCGACTTCTACCTGATGTGGACCGATGGGCTGGTCCGGCTATGGCCGGCGTGGGAGTTCTACTTCTGGCACCACACCATTCCGGCCGCGGTGGCCGTCGCGGTCTTGATGGGCGTCATCTTTGCCGCGCTCATCGTGTATCCGTTCCTCGAAAGGCGGTTCACCGGCGACCGCGCCCACCACAACCTGCTGCAGCGTCCCCGCGACGCCCCGGTGCGCACGTCGATTGGTGCGATGGCGATCGCGTTCTACATCGTGCTCACGTTCTCGTCGTTCAACGACATCATCGCCTACCAGTTCCACGTCTCCCTGAACGCGATGACGTGGATCGGGCGCATCGGGATGGTGGTGCTGCCGCCGATCGTGTACTTCGTCAGCTATCGCTGGTGTGTCAGCCTGCAGCGCAGCGACCGCGCGGTGCTCGAGCACGGCGTCGAAACCGGGATCATCCGACGCTTGCCGCACGGCGCGTACATCGAAGTGCACCAACCGCTGGGCCCCGTCGACCAACGCGGCCACCCCACCCCGCTGCAGTACCAAGGCGCCCCAGTTCCCAAGCGGCTGAACAAACTCGGCATGGGAGGGCGACCAGGCTCGGGCAGCTTCCTGTTCACCGACCCACCGGCCGAAGCGGCGGCGCTCCTGCGGGCTGCCCACGCGCGCGAACAGCGCGCCCTGACGGCACTGCGCGAGCGCCAGAACGGCGCGGGAGCCGATGGCAACGCCCCCAACGGGAACCATCCGGCCTCACCGCAGGCCCGCGAAGGCTAG